Proteins from a genomic interval of Desulfofustis limnaeus:
- the rpsO gene encoding 30S ribosomal protein S15 has protein sequence MAQSAVKKNEIIEKFKTHPSDTGSSEVQIALLTDRIQYLTEHFKVHAKDHHSRQGLLKLVGQRRSLLDYLKKKDIGKYRALIKELGIRK, from the coding sequence GTGGCCCAATCGGCAGTGAAAAAAAATGAGATTATCGAGAAGTTCAAGACCCATCCTTCGGACACCGGATCATCCGAGGTGCAAATCGCCTTGCTGACCGATCGAATTCAGTACCTGACCGAGCATTTCAAGGTGCATGCCAAGGACCATCATTCCCGACAGGGTCTGCTCAAACTGGTCGGCCAGCGACGAAGCCTGCTCGATTATCTCAAGAAAAAGGATATCGGCAAATACCGGGCGCTGATCAAGGAGCTGGGTATCCGGAAATAA
- a CDS encoding DHH family phosphoesterase, producing MNVNTVPEQILDVFREKGHFLILTHIHPDGDALGSQLGLADILTQRGKEVLCYLDAPVSHLYDFLPGAERVCCSKADVKRFCSQAGSDLATVVLDCGEADRLGREKEVLTAVKPVLVVDHHRSHRSFGDICWVDPARSSTGEMVYEIGEALGHTFSPEAAFNIYVAIATDTGSFRYENTGSRTLEIAARLVDGGVHPEQVSVHIHENFSPARMRLLRMVLETLDLHENDQIACIHVTGDMLAASGATIHDIEGFVDFPRSIRSVRVAFFLKAVEGKEKVSVSLRAKGTVDVAEIAKAFAGGGHRNAAGCRFSGVSIEEVRRTLIRAIIEQMAANLAHP from the coding sequence ATGAACGTCAACACCGTACCTGAACAGATCCTGGACGTGTTTCGGGAAAAGGGTCATTTCCTCATTCTGACCCATATCCATCCCGACGGAGACGCACTCGGTTCGCAATTGGGTCTGGCTGATATCTTGACGCAGCGGGGCAAGGAAGTGCTCTGTTACCTCGATGCCCCGGTCTCTCATCTCTATGACTTTCTCCCCGGCGCCGAGCGGGTATGCTGCAGTAAGGCGGACGTGAAACGATTTTGTTCGCAGGCCGGCAGCGACCTGGCCACCGTCGTGCTCGATTGCGGCGAGGCGGATCGTCTCGGCAGAGAAAAGGAGGTACTCACCGCCGTCAAGCCGGTTCTGGTCGTCGACCACCATCGGTCGCACCGCTCTTTCGGGGATATCTGTTGGGTCGATCCGGCCCGATCGTCCACCGGCGAAATGGTTTACGAGATTGGCGAGGCGCTGGGCCATACGTTTTCGCCCGAAGCCGCTTTCAATATTTATGTGGCCATTGCCACCGATACCGGTTCGTTCCGCTATGAGAACACCGGGTCGAGGACCTTGGAAATCGCCGCCCGTCTCGTGGACGGCGGAGTGCACCCGGAACAGGTATCGGTCCACATTCACGAGAATTTCAGTCCCGCGCGCATGAGACTGCTGCGCATGGTCCTGGAAACGCTGGACCTTCATGAAAACGACCAGATTGCTTGCATCCACGTGACTGGTGACATGCTTGCCGCGAGCGGTGCAACGATTCACGATATCGAGGGATTCGTCGATTTCCCGCGATCCATCCGCTCGGTGCGCGTGGCATTCTTCCTGAAGGCGGTTGAAGGCAAGGAAAAGGTATCGGTCAGTCTGCGTGCCAAAGGGACGGTCGACGTGGCCGAAATCGCCAAGGCGTTTGCCGGCGGCGGTCACCGCAACGCTGCTGGATGCCGTTTCAGCGGGGTCTCCATCGAAGAGGTGCGCCGGACGTTGATCCGGGCCATCATCGAGCAGATGGCCGCCAATCTGGCTCATCCGTGA
- the pnp gene encoding polyribonucleotide nucleotidyltransferase produces the protein MMQTVEATVGNTTISIETGKLAKQASGSVVVRCGETVVLVTAVGEKRNKPEMGFLPLTIEYQEKLASVGRIPGNYFRREIGRPSDREVLTCRIIDRPLRPLFADGYYAETQVIASVLSADQEHEPDMLALTGASCALVLSDIPFAGPVAGGRVGYIDGAFVMNPTTSELKRSAMDIVVACTDNAVVMVEGKADILPEEVVLDAIFFAFQQLQPLVEIQKQLQSTSGKAKRSVEKKEIDEVLYQQIVERASVPMATVIATADKIERGRAYDELLAAIAAELDPEGLRAGEIGELLSKYRKQQMRAMIVDQGRRIDGRAFDQIRPISCEAGYLPRTHGSALFTRGETQALVTATLGSERDQQRVETLGGEENKRFMLHYNFPPFCVGEVRRMTGPSRRDIGHGTLAMRGLEAVLPAEADFPYSVRVVSEVLESNGSSSMATVCGGSMALMDAGVPISAPVSGIAMGLIKEDDRVVVLSDILGDEDHLGDMDFKVVGTAQGVSSLQMDIKIAGVDRAIMGQALAQAKSGRLHILGEMSKGIAEARKEISSYAPKFHSLHINPDKIRDLIGPGGKVIKELSADYDAKIEVEDSGLVKIFTVDGGNFEELLYRIKTITAEPEIGAVYKGVVKTIKDFGAFVEILPGTDGLVHISELDKGRVNKVTDVVKEGDEIEVKVLEIDGRGRIRLSRKALLQD, from the coding sequence ATGATGCAAACAGTTGAAGCCACCGTTGGTAACACCACCATTTCGATCGAAACCGGTAAACTGGCAAAGCAAGCCTCCGGATCCGTAGTCGTACGATGCGGCGAGACCGTCGTATTGGTGACGGCGGTCGGTGAAAAACGAAACAAGCCGGAGATGGGGTTCCTGCCGCTGACCATCGAGTACCAGGAAAAGCTCGCCTCCGTCGGCCGGATTCCCGGCAACTACTTTCGCCGTGAAATCGGCCGGCCGAGCGATCGCGAGGTCCTCACCTGCCGGATCATCGATCGGCCGCTGCGGCCCTTGTTTGCCGACGGCTATTACGCCGAGACCCAGGTCATTGCCTCGGTGCTTTCAGCCGACCAGGAGCATGAACCTGACATGCTGGCCCTGACCGGAGCCAGTTGCGCGCTGGTCCTGTCGGATATCCCCTTTGCCGGGCCGGTGGCCGGTGGTCGAGTCGGCTATATCGACGGGGCCTTCGTGATGAACCCGACCACTTCAGAGTTGAAGCGATCGGCGATGGATATCGTCGTCGCTTGTACCGACAATGCGGTGGTAATGGTGGAAGGCAAGGCCGATATTCTGCCCGAAGAGGTCGTCCTCGACGCCATCTTCTTCGCCTTCCAGCAACTGCAGCCGTTGGTGGAGATTCAAAAGCAGCTGCAGTCGACCAGCGGCAAAGCAAAACGCTCGGTGGAGAAGAAAGAGATCGACGAGGTCCTCTATCAGCAGATTGTCGAGCGGGCCTCTGTGCCTATGGCAACGGTCATCGCCACGGCCGATAAGATCGAGCGCGGCCGCGCCTACGATGAACTGCTCGCTGCAATCGCTGCGGAACTCGATCCCGAGGGCCTCCGCGCCGGTGAGATCGGCGAACTCCTGTCGAAATATCGCAAGCAGCAGATGCGGGCGATGATCGTCGACCAGGGACGGCGGATCGACGGTCGCGCCTTCGATCAAATCCGCCCCATCAGCTGCGAAGCCGGTTATCTGCCACGAACCCACGGTTCAGCCCTGTTTACCCGCGGCGAAACCCAGGCGCTGGTCACCGCCACTCTCGGCAGCGAACGTGATCAGCAACGGGTGGAGACCCTGGGCGGCGAAGAGAACAAGCGGTTCATGCTCCATTATAACTTCCCGCCGTTCTGTGTCGGCGAGGTGCGGCGCATGACCGGTCCGTCACGGCGCGACATCGGCCACGGAACGCTGGCCATGCGCGGCCTCGAAGCGGTCTTGCCGGCAGAAGCGGACTTCCCCTATTCCGTCCGAGTCGTTTCCGAGGTCCTTGAGTCCAACGGCTCCTCGTCCATGGCCACGGTCTGCGGCGGCAGCATGGCGCTGATGGACGCCGGTGTGCCGATCAGCGCGCCGGTCTCGGGTATCGCCATGGGGCTGATCAAGGAGGATGACCGGGTGGTAGTGCTTTCCGACATCCTCGGCGACGAGGATCACCTGGGCGACATGGATTTCAAGGTGGTCGGGACGGCGCAAGGCGTTTCCTCCCTGCAGATGGATATCAAGATCGCCGGCGTCGACCGGGCCATCATGGGCCAAGCACTGGCCCAGGCCAAGAGCGGCCGGTTGCATATCCTCGGGGAAATGAGCAAGGGCATTGCCGAGGCGCGCAAGGAGATTTCTTCCTACGCGCCCAAGTTCCACTCATTGCATATCAACCCCGACAAGATCCGCGATCTGATCGGCCCCGGCGGCAAGGTTATCAAGGAGTTGTCCGCCGACTATGACGCCAAGATCGAGGTGGAGGACAGCGGCCTGGTCAAGATATTCACCGTAGATGGCGGTAACTTCGAGGAACTGCTGTACCGGATCAAGACCATCACCGCCGAACCTGAAATCGGTGCCGTATACAAGGGTGTGGTCAAAACGATCAAGGATTTCGGAGCGTTTGTCGAGATTCTGCCGGGTACGGACGGGCTCGTTCACATCTCGGAACTCGATAAGGGACGGGTCAATAAAGTAACTGATGTGGTCAAGGAAGGCGACGAGATCGAGGTGAAGGTGCTCGAGATCGACGGTCGCGGTCGCATCCGTTTGAGCCGTAAGGCCCTGCTGCAGGACTGA
- the truB gene encoding tRNA pseudouridine(55) synthase TruB → MADGTGVMLVDKPAGFTSFAMVRVLRRLSRVKKVGHAGTLDPFATGLLVICIGRPATRLIGAMMEGKKHYLATVQLGCVSTTHDPEGELHATGPWPAISAETMEAVLARFRGTIMQTPPAFSALKHQGKPLYHYARQGIVVEKPPRPVVIDELEWLDARSQVEVTDPTVQLRIRCGKGTYIRSLAADIGAALGCGAFLSGLRRLGSGCFSVEEAVTGAALAGPDGRALLAEGLLDVEQVRKRLQYSSEIYNMPDYA, encoded by the coding sequence ATGGCTGACGGAACGGGGGTGATGCTGGTTGACAAGCCGGCTGGCTTCACCTCGTTCGCCATGGTTCGTGTGCTGCGCCGTTTATCCAGGGTGAAAAAAGTCGGTCATGCCGGCACGCTCGATCCGTTTGCCACCGGTTTGCTGGTCATCTGTATCGGTCGTCCGGCCACCCGGTTGATCGGCGCGATGATGGAGGGTAAAAAGCACTATTTGGCCACGGTGCAGTTGGGATGTGTCTCAACGACCCATGACCCGGAAGGGGAGCTGCATGCCACCGGGCCGTGGCCGGCCATCTCGGCAGAGACGATGGAAGCGGTGCTGGCCCGGTTTCGCGGCACCATCATGCAGACGCCGCCGGCCTTTTCGGCCTTGAAACACCAGGGCAAGCCGTTGTATCACTACGCCCGGCAGGGTATTGTGGTGGAAAAGCCGCCGCGGCCGGTGGTGATCGACGAGTTGGAATGGCTCGATGCCCGCTCGCAGGTTGAGGTGACCGACCCGACGGTGCAGCTGCGGATCCGTTGCGGCAAGGGCACCTACATCCGTTCGCTTGCCGCAGACATCGGTGCTGCCCTCGGTTGCGGCGCCTTTCTGAGCGGGTTGCGGCGCCTCGGTAGCGGCTGTTTCTCCGTCGAGGAGGCGGTGACCGGAGCGGCGCTGGCTGGTCCCGACGGCCGGGCCCTACTCGCCGAGGGGCTGCTTGATGTGGAACAGGTACGGAAACGCTTGCAATATTCAAGCGAAATTTATAATATGCCTGATTACGCTTGA
- the dut gene encoding dUTP diphosphatase, which translates to MHSSPAAVAVAIRWLEPERTADLALPSYETAGSAGMDVCAAVDGDQLLQPGQRALVPTGLAVAVPGGYELQVRPRSGLAIRHGITLINSPGTIDADYRGEVKIALINLGHEVFRIQRGDRIAQLVLAPVATARLMLRDRLDETERGDGGFGHTGVR; encoded by the coding sequence ATGCATTCATCTCCCGCGGCGGTGGCGGTTGCCATCCGCTGGCTTGAGCCGGAACGAACCGCCGACCTGGCGCTGCCATCATACGAGACAGCCGGATCGGCCGGCATGGATGTGTGCGCCGCAGTTGATGGCGACCAGCTGCTGCAGCCGGGCCAACGGGCCCTTGTTCCCACCGGGTTGGCGGTAGCTGTGCCGGGTGGCTATGAATTGCAGGTGCGGCCGCGCAGCGGCCTGGCCATTCGCCACGGCATCACCCTGATCAACAGTCCCGGCACCATCGATGCCGATTATCGCGGTGAGGTGAAGATCGCCCTGATCAACCTTGGCCACGAGGTCTTTCGCATTCAACGAGGCGATCGGATCGCCCAGCTGGTGCTGGCCCCGGTCGCCACCGCTCGATTGATGCTCCGCGACCGTCTCGACGAAACGGAGCGGGGAGACGGCGGTTTCGGACACACCGGCGTACGCTGA
- the rbfA gene encoding 30S ribosome-binding factor RbfA, whose protein sequence is MTGKWHPRQDLESLGAARSKPPKRAVRVADAIRNELSVLLLQRSRDPRLLDVFIHRVVVSNDLRHAKIYYGVSGQADLEAIGKGLERATGFMRSHLARTLNMQFTPELRFWYDEHAAQAEEVEKLLADIAKEQDERQHRT, encoded by the coding sequence ATGACCGGTAAATGGCATCCCAGACAGGACCTTGAGTCGCTTGGTGCGGCCCGTTCGAAGCCGCCGAAACGAGCGGTCCGGGTGGCAGATGCGATCCGTAACGAATTGTCGGTGTTGCTCTTGCAACGCAGCCGCGACCCGCGTCTGCTCGACGTGTTTATCCACCGGGTGGTGGTTTCCAACGACCTGCGTCACGCCAAGATCTATTATGGTGTCAGCGGTCAGGCCGATCTCGAGGCCATCGGCAAGGGACTTGAGCGGGCCACCGGTTTCATGCGCAGTCATCTGGCCAGAACGCTCAATATGCAATTTACTCCGGAGTTGCGGTTCTGGTATGATGAACATGCAGCGCAGGCGGAAGAGGTGGAGAAGCTGCTGGCCGATATAGCCAAGGAGCAGGATGAACGTCAACACCGTACCTGA
- the rimP gene encoding ribosome maturation factor RimP — MSALVVDRVRAFAEALLPSLGLELYDIQFRREGHGWVLRLTIDRVGGVSLDDCSRVSRELGDFLDVEDMIDHQYHLEVSSPGIERTLRTLDESRRFVGEKVRVKVKQERDGQKVFVGRLQEVSDGRLTVALEQGGTTTFAWEEIQKARLTL, encoded by the coding sequence ATGAGTGCACTGGTGGTTGATCGGGTTCGTGCTTTTGCCGAGGCCTTGTTGCCGTCGCTGGGACTCGAATTGTACGATATCCAGTTTCGCCGGGAAGGGCATGGCTGGGTGCTGCGGTTGACCATCGATCGGGTCGGCGGCGTGAGCCTCGATGATTGTTCCCGGGTCAGCCGGGAACTGGGCGATTTTCTCGACGTGGAGGATATGATCGACCATCAGTATCATCTGGAGGTGTCCTCCCCGGGGATCGAAAGAACACTCCGTACGCTTGACGAGAGTCGGCGATTCGTGGGGGAAAAGGTGCGGGTGAAGGTGAAGCAAGAGCGAGACGGCCAAAAGGTATTTGTCGGTCGGCTACAGGAGGTGAGCGACGGGAGGCTGACTGTTGCTCTCGAGCAGGGTGGCACGACCACCTTTGCCTGGGAAGAAATACAAAAAGCCCGTCTGACTCTTTAA
- a CDS encoding MBL fold metallo-hydrolase, giving the protein MRFAVLGSGSRGNSIYIETNECAILVDGGFSGREIAQRLRLIDRDTDRLAALFVTHEHQDHIAGIGVLSRRCRLPVFANAPTFRGAGTTLTKLAQRNEFQTGDTIICRDLRIRSFSISHDAGDPVGFIVEDGTHRLGICTDTGIASRLIERRLSGCHALVLEFNHDQEMLQNGPYPLPLKQRVRSNRGHLSNTDAASLLAALRHDGLQQVVLAHLSETNNLPEIAFKEARAVLSSGEMAVLLDIASQWQPTRLFSLD; this is encoded by the coding sequence ATGCGCTTTGCGGTCCTGGGCAGCGGCAGCCGCGGCAACAGTATCTATATTGAGACCAACGAATGCGCGATTCTCGTTGACGGCGGTTTTTCCGGACGTGAGATTGCCCAGCGGCTTCGGCTCATCGACCGGGATACGGATCGGCTCGCCGCTCTTTTTGTCACCCACGAACACCAGGACCATATCGCCGGAATCGGGGTGCTGTCGCGGCGCTGTCGGCTGCCGGTATTCGCCAATGCCCCGACCTTCCGGGGGGCCGGCACGACCTTGACCAAGCTGGCTCAGCGAAACGAGTTTCAGACCGGCGATACCATCATCTGCCGCGACCTGCGGATTCGCTCCTTTTCTATCTCCCACGATGCCGGTGATCCGGTTGGCTTTATCGTCGAAGACGGCACCCACCGCCTTGGTATCTGCACCGATACCGGGATCGCCTCGCGTCTGATCGAGCGTCGTCTGAGCGGTTGCCATGCCCTGGTGCTCGAGTTCAATCATGACCAGGAGATGCTGCAGAACGGCCCGTACCCGTTGCCGCTCAAGCAGCGGGTACGTTCCAATCGAGGTCACCTGTCCAACACCGACGCCGCGAGCCTGCTGGCCGCTCTTCGCCATGACGGGTTGCAGCAGGTGGTGTTGGCACACCTCAGCGAAACCAATAACCTGCCGGAAATTGCCTTTAAGGAAGCGCGCGCCGTTCTGTCATCCGGAGAAATGGCGGTACTGCTTGATATTGCCAGCCAGTGGCAGCCGACCCGTCTCTTCTCCTTGGACTGA
- the nusA gene encoding transcription termination factor NusA — protein sequence MVSDLKRIIDQISRDRGFDRRLLIEAIEEAVASAARKKYGSRRDIEVHYNEELGEVEVFQFRSVVEEAEDDQTEISFEAAKLLDPEVQIGDELGEKMENITELGRIAAQSAKQVIIHRMKDAERDVIYDMFKDRQGEVVSGIVQRFERGNMIINLGRTDAILPKEHQIPKRSFKQGDRIRAYLLEVRQNSRDSQLILSRTADEFLVKLFQMEVPEIAEGIVKIMGVSREPGFRAKIAVSSTESDVDPVGACVGMKGSRVQNVVQELQGERIDIVTWSPDPAKYVYNALAPAHVSMVMVDEDANSLLVVVPNDQLSLAIGRQGQNVRLASRLMGWRIDVKSEQRWANLEDEGYQGLLQIPGIDENLGDQLFAKGIKSVVDLTRSSVDDLTIIRSIDEDYADQLIEAAKLQAGEEALAAAEQAAAEKEAAAASATEPASEPESAEAEGESASQTPTAGEDEAGQPDETEAQ from the coding sequence ATGGTATCGGATCTTAAACGGATAATTGATCAGATCAGCAGGGATCGGGGATTTGACCGGCGGCTTCTCATCGAGGCGATCGAAGAGGCGGTGGCCTCAGCGGCCCGGAAGAAATACGGGAGCAGGCGAGATATTGAGGTGCACTACAACGAGGAGCTGGGAGAAGTCGAAGTGTTCCAGTTCCGCAGCGTTGTCGAAGAAGCCGAAGACGATCAGACCGAAATTTCCTTCGAAGCGGCCAAACTGCTCGACCCGGAAGTGCAGATCGGCGACGAGCTTGGCGAGAAGATGGAAAACATCACCGAACTCGGCCGGATCGCCGCTCAGTCCGCGAAACAGGTCATTATCCACCGCATGAAGGACGCCGAACGCGACGTCATCTACGACATGTTCAAGGATCGGCAGGGCGAGGTGGTGAGCGGTATTGTCCAGCGCTTCGAGCGCGGCAATATGATCATCAACCTCGGCCGCACCGATGCCATCCTGCCCAAAGAACATCAGATTCCAAAACGCTCGTTCAAACAGGGCGATCGGATTCGTGCCTATTTGCTGGAGGTCCGTCAAAACAGCAGGGATTCGCAGTTGATCCTGTCGCGCACCGCCGACGAGTTTCTGGTGAAGCTGTTCCAGATGGAAGTGCCGGAGATTGCCGAGGGGATCGTGAAGATCATGGGGGTCAGCCGCGAACCGGGCTTTCGCGCGAAGATCGCCGTCAGTTCGACCGAATCCGACGTGGATCCGGTGGGCGCCTGTGTCGGCATGAAGGGAAGTCGGGTGCAAAACGTGGTTCAGGAGCTGCAGGGAGAACGGATCGATATCGTTACCTGGAGTCCCGATCCGGCGAAATATGTCTACAATGCTCTGGCACCGGCCCATGTCAGCATGGTCATGGTGGATGAGGATGCCAACTCGTTGCTGGTGGTGGTGCCCAACGACCAGCTGTCGCTGGCCATCGGCCGGCAGGGCCAGAATGTCCGGCTGGCCTCGAGGTTGATGGGGTGGCGTATCGACGTCAAGAGCGAACAGCGCTGGGCCAACCTGGAGGATGAAGGGTATCAAGGCCTCCTGCAGATCCCGGGGATCGACGAGAATCTTGGCGATCAGTTGTTCGCCAAGGGGATCAAGTCGGTGGTTGATCTGACCCGGTCGTCGGTTGACGATTTGACCATCATCCGTTCCATCGACGAGGACTATGCCGATCAACTGATCGAGGCGGCCAAACTTCAGGCCGGGGAAGAGGCACTGGCGGCGGCCGAACAGGCGGCAGCCGAAAAGGAAGCGGCCGCTGCCTCGGCCACGGAACCGGCGAGCGAGCCGGAATCGGCCGAGGCCGAGGGCGAGTCGGCTTCGCAAACGCCCACGGCCGGTGAGGATGAAGCGGGACAACCGGACGAAACAGAAGCCCAGTGA
- a CDS encoding DUF448 domain-containing protein produces the protein MTRPAPRPPIRTCVSCGRKAAKQELLRHIWSELGPVADARQLLPGRGAYCCDRDECRNRLYKDSKRWKRLFRKT, from the coding sequence GTGACCCGGCCGGCGCCGCGGCCGCCAATCAGAACCTGTGTCAGTTGCGGCAGGAAGGCGGCAAAACAGGAGTTGTTGCGCCACATCTGGTCGGAACTCGGACCCGTTGCCGACGCCAGGCAGTTGCTGCCCGGCCGGGGGGCCTATTGTTGTGACCGGGATGAGTGCAGAAACAGGCTATACAAGGACAGCAAGCGATGGAAACGATTGTTTCGCAAGACCTGA
- the infB gene encoding translation initiation factor IF-2, producing MSRVRVYELAKEAGMTGKDLADKLIAEGYDVKGHSSTVDEETAEKIRRTMLQNPETELVAKRIDGSQGSTVIRRRATIIRRRPKTEEQETAEDMEAVDEQAAAEPEEAAGSADEGAPATSAAAAGDETTADQEPVPAAEEQASVPGETATAADLQPEDEGEAPAAAAEPEKPAAQEEKQLADQPAQTVVGEEPGKVQKESKKPKKVERKGIARVVGSIDLPIAEESGEEDRSRPKKAVRSTASKSGRPNLAVPIQEETTADSADRSRKKGKRGDDEEDDRDRRGKGLRGKGKKNLKFTHFDAEYQRGGKRGKRGRKADKRIVPSTIEMKASKRKITVFDTISVSDLAARMKIKASEVIAKLMGLGVMATMNQAVDVETATLIAADFGYEIEQGITEEIGIQMLDAQEEGGETRMRPPVVTVMGHVDHGKTSILDAIRKTDVAEGEAGGITQHIGAYHVRSRAGDVTFVDTPGHAAFTEMRSRGAQITDLVVLVVAADDGVMEQTKEAINHAQAANVPILVAVNKIDKPNADPDRVKRELSDFGLIPEDWGGQTIYCETSAKNNVGIDELLENIQLLAEILELKADASRKAKGRVVEAQLDKGRGAVATVLVQDGTLRNGDYFVAGQYSGKVRAMRDDKGRPLKEAGPSTPVEVQGLSGVPQAGDEFIVVTDEKMAKNVSQARLMKARETELASGSKISLDKLFEKMAEGDVQELRVIIRADVQGTLEAFAKAAEELSTDAIKVRVLHEGTGTITDSDILLASASDAIIIGFNVRPTAKIKELASRENVDLRSYDVIYHALDDIRKAMVGMLDPTFEEEVIGTAEIRDTFSVPKVGRIAGCSVTNGVIRRNAGVRVVRDGVVVYTGKISSLKRFKDDAKEVVSGYECGIGVENFNDIKVGDLLEAFVMQQVEAKLE from the coding sequence ATGAGTAGAGTGAGAGTGTACGAACTGGCAAAAGAGGCCGGAATGACAGGCAAGGATCTGGCGGACAAGTTGATAGCCGAAGGATACGACGTCAAGGGCCACAGTTCGACCGTCGATGAAGAAACCGCTGAGAAGATTCGTCGGACCATGCTGCAAAACCCGGAAACCGAACTGGTGGCGAAACGGATCGACGGTTCGCAAGGGTCGACCGTGATCAGGCGCCGGGCTACCATCATCAGGCGTCGCCCGAAGACCGAGGAGCAAGAGACGGCCGAAGACATGGAAGCGGTGGATGAGCAGGCCGCAGCCGAACCCGAGGAAGCGGCCGGCAGTGCCGACGAGGGTGCGCCTGCAACGTCGGCAGCCGCTGCAGGCGATGAGACAACGGCCGACCAGGAACCGGTTCCGGCGGCTGAAGAACAGGCGTCCGTGCCGGGAGAAACGGCCACGGCCGCGGACCTGCAACCAGAGGACGAGGGGGAGGCCCCCGCGGCGGCAGCCGAACCGGAGAAACCGGCAGCGCAGGAAGAAAAGCAGCTTGCTGACCAACCGGCGCAAACGGTGGTTGGCGAGGAGCCGGGTAAGGTCCAGAAGGAAAGCAAGAAGCCGAAAAAGGTCGAGCGTAAAGGCATTGCTCGGGTGGTCGGCTCAATTGATCTGCCCATTGCTGAAGAAAGTGGAGAGGAAGACCGTTCCCGTCCGAAAAAGGCCGTGCGTTCGACCGCTTCAAAATCCGGCCGACCCAATCTGGCGGTGCCGATCCAGGAAGAGACCACCGCCGATTCGGCCGATCGGTCGCGCAAGAAAGGCAAACGCGGCGACGACGAGGAGGACGATCGGGATCGTCGCGGCAAGGGACTGCGCGGCAAGGGCAAGAAAAATCTCAAATTCACCCACTTCGATGCCGAGTATCAGCGCGGCGGCAAGCGCGGCAAGCGGGGCCGGAAGGCGGATAAGCGAATCGTCCCATCCACCATCGAGATGAAAGCCAGCAAGCGCAAGATTACCGTCTTCGACACCATCTCCGTCAGCGACCTGGCCGCCCGGATGAAGATCAAGGCCTCGGAAGTCATTGCCAAATTGATGGGGCTGGGCGTCATGGCCACCATGAATCAGGCGGTTGATGTGGAGACGGCGACGTTGATTGCTGCCGATTTCGGCTATGAGATCGAACAGGGAATCACCGAAGAGATCGGGATCCAGATGCTGGATGCCCAGGAAGAGGGCGGTGAAACCCGGATGCGACCGCCGGTGGTCACGGTCATGGGCCACGTGGACCACGGCAAGACCTCGATTCTCGACGCTATCAGAAAAACCGATGTGGCTGAAGGCGAGGCGGGCGGCATCACCCAGCACATCGGTGCCTATCATGTTCGCTCCAGGGCCGGCGATGTGACCTTTGTCGACACTCCGGGTCATGCCGCTTTTACCGAGATGCGTTCGCGCGGCGCCCAGATCACCGACCTGGTGGTCCTGGTGGTGGCTGCCGACGACGGGGTCATGGAGCAGACCAAGGAGGCCATCAACCATGCCCAGGCGGCCAATGTCCCGATCCTGGTGGCGGTGAACAAGATCGACAAACCGAACGCCGATCCCGATCGGGTGAAGCGGGAGCTGTCCGATTTCGGCCTGATTCCCGAAGACTGGGGCGGGCAGACCATCTATTGCGAAACCTCGGCGAAGAACAATGTCGGCATCGACGAGCTGCTGGAAAATATCCAGTTGCTTGCGGAAATTCTGGAGCTCAAGGCAGACGCCTCGAGAAAGGCCAAAGGCCGGGTGGTGGAGGCGCAACTCGACAAAGGGCGCGGCGCCGTGGCCACGGTGCTCGTTCAAGATGGTACCCTGCGCAACGGCGATTACTTCGTGGCCGGCCAATACAGCGGCAAGGTACGGGCCATGCGCGACGACAAGGGGCGGCCGCTCAAGGAGGCGGGTCCGTCCACGCCGGTCGAGGTCCAGGGCTTGTCAGGGGTGCCGCAGGCCGGTGACGAGTTTATTGTGGTGACCGATGAGAAGATGGCCAAGAACGTCAGCCAAGCCCGCCTGATGAAGGCGCGGGAAACCGAGCTGGCGTCGGGTAGCAAGATCTCACTGGACAAGTTGTTCGAGAAGATGGCCGAGGGCGACGTGCAGGAGCTGCGCGTCATCATCAGGGCCGACGTGCAGGGTACCCTGGAGGCGTTTGCCAAGGCTGCCGAAGAGTTGTCCACCGATGCCATCAAGGTGCGGGTGTTGCACGAGGGCACCGGCACCATCACCGATTCCGACATCCTGCTGGCCTCGGCTTCGGATGCCATCATCATCGGCTTCAACGTGCGGCCCACCGCCAAGATAAAGGAACTGGCCAGTCGCGAGAATGTCGATCTGCGCAGCTACGACGTCATCTATCATGCCCTCGACGATATCCGCAAGGCCATGGTCGGTATGCTCGACCCGACCTTCGAGGAGGAGGTGATCGGTACCGCAGAGATCCGCGACACCTTCAGTGTCCCGAAAGTTGGGCGCATTGCCGGTTGTTCGGTAACCAACGGCGTCATCCGCCGGAACGCCGGGGTCCGTGTGGTGCGTGACGGGGTGGTGGTTTACACCGGGAAAATCAGTTCGCTCAAACGGTTCAAGGACGACGCCAAGGAAGTGGTGTCCGGTTACGAGTGCGGTATCGGCGTCGAGAATTTCAATGACATCAAGGTTGGAGATCTGCTCGAGGCGTTCGTCATGCAGCAGGTGGAAGCCAAGCTCGAATAG